A stretch of Ipomoea triloba cultivar NCNSP0323 chromosome 13, ASM357664v1 DNA encodes these proteins:
- the LOC116001904 gene encoding putative late blight resistance protein homolog R1A-4 isoform X1, protein MSNIYEIDNDKVVGFENEAAKIINQLVNGSKEREVVLITGMGGLGKTTLVKRVYEEKSVVNHFDKHAWCTISQEYDFEDLLNKVYNQVCGKETKTGSIVEKLRKSLMGWRYLIVLDDIWSLKAWEEFNRVFPSCGNGSRVVLTSRQESVVFDAKPICLPFFTVDESWELLQVKLFKGKECPKELENIGKQISKECGGLPLIVGLVAGLLEGVEKSPQMWQEFLNTLSSQVAFRSRMLSNDVIELSYKHLSHHLKQCLLYFSAFKEDVEIEVSYLIELWISEGFIEIMAVERVEDTAKHYLNHLVGSNLIMVSVRNYDGGILCCVVHDLVHDFCLAKAKEENFLHIIKMKDEVDPILKFTPHRISFHRLGRNKILNELVSWNSPISTILGYPKIHTTRSGVYNGSWVAKKFEHLTILNFEFITVDKSILSEMNSLIHLKYLALYLVGRGSVSPLSLKNLQHLITLKLTSESELHLPKYFLNMKSLRHMTICHYDCHSCPTEPTPAGGIETISGLEVLQSLDLETFLCIRTDGHLLRKLSHLKYLNCAVSPYPFADEIDMLHHLEFLQLHDPRFPKYHENPHLLKIRKFPPNIKEINLESIYLSLSTMSIISQLSNLEALILVACKFEEEEWNVEEEILFCKLKYLELNNPSIRIWNISSAAESFPCLEQVILNGCWKLQTVPYSLADILTLKLISVRGCTDTCERSVKEIEEDVQGMGKDEHLKIILTRGIMISTDSDVSLANMTGPMKRRHDRNRHWRRELVFADVMKKLSSRLRMNLT, encoded by the exons ATGTCAAACATCTATGAGATTGATAATGATAAAGTTGTGGGCTTTGAGAATGAAGCAGCAAAAATTATAAACCAACTTGTTAATGGGTCAAAGGAGAGAGAAGTAGTTTTAATTACTGGTATGGGCGGATTGGGAAAGACAACTTTGGTGAAGAGAGTGTATGAGGAGAAATCTGTAGTCAACCACTTTGACAAGCATGCATGGTGTACTATTTCTCAAGAATATGATTTCGAGGACTTGTTGAACAAAGTATATAATCAAGTTTGTGGCAAGGAGACAAAGACTGGTAGTATAGTTGAAAAGCTTCGCAAAAGCCTGATGGGATGGAGATACCTCATAGTGTTGGATGATATTTGGAGTCTCAAAGCATGGGAAGAGTTTAACAGAGTTTTTCCCTCATGTGGCAATGGAAGTAGAGTTGTTTTAACAAGCAGACAAGAAAGTGTAGTTTTTGATGCAAAACCTATTTGCCTTCCATTCTTCACTGTTGATGAGAGCTGGGAATTATTGCAAGTGAAGTTATTTAAAGGAAAGGAATGCCCTAAAGAGCTTGAAAATATTGGAAAACAAATATCTAAAGAGTGTGGGGGACTACCTTTGATAGTTGGTTTGGTAGCCGGGCTTCTGGAAGGAGTTGAAAAGAGTCCGCAAATGTGGCAAGAATTTCTTAATACTTTAAGCTCACAAGTTGCATTTAGAAGCAGAATGCTCAGCAATGATGTGATAGAACTTAGTTACAAGCATTTATCCCATCATTTGAAACAATGCTTACTTTACTTTAGTGCATTCAAAGAGGATGTAGAAATTGAAGTTTCTTATCTAATAGAACTATGGATATCTGAAGGGTTCATAGAGATTATGGCGGTGGAGAGAGTAGAAGACACAGCAAAGCATTATTTGAACCATTTGGTTGGGAGTAACTTAATAATGGTTTCTGTAAGGAATTACGATGGTGGCATCTTATGTTGTGTTGTTCATGATTTGGTACATGATTTTTGCTTAGCAAAAGCTAAAGAGGAAAATTTCTTGCACATAATTAAGATGAAAGATGAAGTGGATCCGATTTTGAAATTTACTCCACATCGAATATCTTTCCATAGACTGGGTCGTAATAAGATTCTTAATGAATTGGTGTCATGGAATTCTCCTATCAGCACAATTTTGGGTTACCCAAAGATTCACACAACCAGATCTGGTGTTTATAATGGCTCATGGGTTGCCAAAAAATTTGAACATCtcacaattttgaattttgagttcATTACTGTGGACAAATCAATTTTATCCGAAATGAACTCACTAATTCATCTAAAGTATCTAGCTCTCTATCTAGTTGGACGTGGTTCTGTCTCACCATTGTCACTCAAGAATCTTCAGCATCTCATAACGTTAAAGTTGACTTCAGAAAGCGAATTGCATTTgccaaaatattttttgaatatgaAAAGTTTGAGACATATGACTATCTGCCACTATGATTGTCATTCATGCCCAACAGAACCAACTCCAGCAGGTGGTATTGAAACAATTTCTGGTTTAGAAGTCTTACAGAGCTTAGATTTGGAGACTTTTCTGTGTATAAGGACGGATGGACATTTATTGAGGAAGCTTTCCCATctcaaatatttgaattgtgCGGTCTCGCCATATCCATTTGCTGATGAAATTGACATGCTGCATCATCTTGAATTTCTCCAGTTACATGATCCCCGTTTTCCGAAGTATCATGAGAATCCACATCTTCTTAAAATCAGAAAGTTTCCACCAAatattaaggaaataaatttggAGAGTATTTATCTTTCGTTGTCAACAATGTCAATAATTTCACAACTCTCCAATCTTGAAGCTCTAATACTAGTGGCTTGCAAGTTTGAGGAGGAAGAATGGAATGTGGAGGAGGAAATCCTATTCTGCAAACTCAAATACCTGGAATTAAACAATCCTAGTATTAGAATTTGGAATATTAGCAGTGCCGCAGAGTCTTTTCCTTGCCTTGAGCAAGTAATTTTGAATGGTTGTTGGAAGTTACAGACGGTGCCTTATAGTTTGGCAGATATTTTAACATTGAAACTAATCTCTGTGCGTGGCTGCACTGATACATGTGAACGTTCCGTGAAGGAAATTGAGGAAGATGTACAAGGAATGGGAAAAGATGAGCATCTCAAGATTATATTAACAA GAGGAATAATGATAAGTACTGATTCAGATGTAAGTTTAGCAAATATGACAGGGCCTATGAAGAGAAGACATGATCGAAATCGGCACTGGCGAAGAG AACTCGTTTTTGCAGATGTGATGAAGAAGTTATCTTCTCGTTTGCGAATGAATTTAACATGA
- the LOC116001904 gene encoding putative late blight resistance protein homolog R1A-4 isoform X2 yields the protein MSNIYEIDNDKVVGFENEAAKIINQLVNGSKEREVVLITGMGGLGKTTLVKRVYEEKSVVNHFDKHAWCTISQEYDFEDLLNKVYNQVCGKETKTGSIVEKLRKSLMGWRYLIVLDDIWSLKAWEEFNRVFPSCGNGSRVVLTSRQESVVFDAKPICLPFFTVDESWELLQVKLFKGKECPKELENIGKQISKECGGLPLIVGLVAGLLEGVEKSPQMWQEFLNTLSSQVAFRSRMLSNDVIELSYKHLSHHLKQCLLYFSAFKEDVEIEVSYLIELWISEGFIEIMAVERVEDTAKHYLNHLVGSNLIMVSVRNYDGGILCCVVHDLVHDFCLAKAKEENFLHIIKMKDEVDPILKFTPHRISFHRLGRNKILNELVSWNSPISTILGYPKIHTTRSGVYNGSWVAKKFEHLTILNFEFITVDKSILSEMNSLIHLKYLALYLVGRGSVSPLSLKNLQHLITLKLTSESELHLPKYFLNMKSLRHMTICHYDCHSCPTEPTPAGGIETISGLEVLQSLDLETFLCIRTDGHLLRKLSHLKYLNCAVSPYPFADEIDMLHHLEFLQLHDPRFPKYHENPHLLKIRKFPPNIKEINLESIYLSLSTMSIISQLSNLEALILVACKFEEEEWNVEEEILFCKLKYLELNNPSIRIWNISSAAESFPCLEQVILNGCWKLQTVPYSLADILTLKLISVRGCTDTCERSVKEIEEDVQGMGKDEHLKIILTRGIMISTDSDVSLANMTGPMKRRHDRNRHWRRDLLKRLDEKEYLRSL from the exons ATGTCAAACATCTATGAGATTGATAATGATAAAGTTGTGGGCTTTGAGAATGAAGCAGCAAAAATTATAAACCAACTTGTTAATGGGTCAAAGGAGAGAGAAGTAGTTTTAATTACTGGTATGGGCGGATTGGGAAAGACAACTTTGGTGAAGAGAGTGTATGAGGAGAAATCTGTAGTCAACCACTTTGACAAGCATGCATGGTGTACTATTTCTCAAGAATATGATTTCGAGGACTTGTTGAACAAAGTATATAATCAAGTTTGTGGCAAGGAGACAAAGACTGGTAGTATAGTTGAAAAGCTTCGCAAAAGCCTGATGGGATGGAGATACCTCATAGTGTTGGATGATATTTGGAGTCTCAAAGCATGGGAAGAGTTTAACAGAGTTTTTCCCTCATGTGGCAATGGAAGTAGAGTTGTTTTAACAAGCAGACAAGAAAGTGTAGTTTTTGATGCAAAACCTATTTGCCTTCCATTCTTCACTGTTGATGAGAGCTGGGAATTATTGCAAGTGAAGTTATTTAAAGGAAAGGAATGCCCTAAAGAGCTTGAAAATATTGGAAAACAAATATCTAAAGAGTGTGGGGGACTACCTTTGATAGTTGGTTTGGTAGCCGGGCTTCTGGAAGGAGTTGAAAAGAGTCCGCAAATGTGGCAAGAATTTCTTAATACTTTAAGCTCACAAGTTGCATTTAGAAGCAGAATGCTCAGCAATGATGTGATAGAACTTAGTTACAAGCATTTATCCCATCATTTGAAACAATGCTTACTTTACTTTAGTGCATTCAAAGAGGATGTAGAAATTGAAGTTTCTTATCTAATAGAACTATGGATATCTGAAGGGTTCATAGAGATTATGGCGGTGGAGAGAGTAGAAGACACAGCAAAGCATTATTTGAACCATTTGGTTGGGAGTAACTTAATAATGGTTTCTGTAAGGAATTACGATGGTGGCATCTTATGTTGTGTTGTTCATGATTTGGTACATGATTTTTGCTTAGCAAAAGCTAAAGAGGAAAATTTCTTGCACATAATTAAGATGAAAGATGAAGTGGATCCGATTTTGAAATTTACTCCACATCGAATATCTTTCCATAGACTGGGTCGTAATAAGATTCTTAATGAATTGGTGTCATGGAATTCTCCTATCAGCACAATTTTGGGTTACCCAAAGATTCACACAACCAGATCTGGTGTTTATAATGGCTCATGGGTTGCCAAAAAATTTGAACATCtcacaattttgaattttgagttcATTACTGTGGACAAATCAATTTTATCCGAAATGAACTCACTAATTCATCTAAAGTATCTAGCTCTCTATCTAGTTGGACGTGGTTCTGTCTCACCATTGTCACTCAAGAATCTTCAGCATCTCATAACGTTAAAGTTGACTTCAGAAAGCGAATTGCATTTgccaaaatattttttgaatatgaAAAGTTTGAGACATATGACTATCTGCCACTATGATTGTCATTCATGCCCAACAGAACCAACTCCAGCAGGTGGTATTGAAACAATTTCTGGTTTAGAAGTCTTACAGAGCTTAGATTTGGAGACTTTTCTGTGTATAAGGACGGATGGACATTTATTGAGGAAGCTTTCCCATctcaaatatttgaattgtgCGGTCTCGCCATATCCATTTGCTGATGAAATTGACATGCTGCATCATCTTGAATTTCTCCAGTTACATGATCCCCGTTTTCCGAAGTATCATGAGAATCCACATCTTCTTAAAATCAGAAAGTTTCCACCAAatattaaggaaataaatttggAGAGTATTTATCTTTCGTTGTCAACAATGTCAATAATTTCACAACTCTCCAATCTTGAAGCTCTAATACTAGTGGCTTGCAAGTTTGAGGAGGAAGAATGGAATGTGGAGGAGGAAATCCTATTCTGCAAACTCAAATACCTGGAATTAAACAATCCTAGTATTAGAATTTGGAATATTAGCAGTGCCGCAGAGTCTTTTCCTTGCCTTGAGCAAGTAATTTTGAATGGTTGTTGGAAGTTACAGACGGTGCCTTATAGTTTGGCAGATATTTTAACATTGAAACTAATCTCTGTGCGTGGCTGCACTGATACATGTGAACGTTCCGTGAAGGAAATTGAGGAAGATGTACAAGGAATGGGAAAAGATGAGCATCTCAAGATTATATTAACAA GAGGAATAATGATAAGTACTGATTCAGATGTAAGTTTAGCAAATATGACAGGGCCTATGAAGAGAAGACATGATCGAAATCGGCACTGGCGAAGAG ATTTGCTGAAGAGACTTGATGAGAAAGAATATTTGAG GAGTTTGTGA
- the LOC116001904 gene encoding putative late blight resistance protein homolog R1A-4 isoform X3: MSNIYEIDNDKVVGFENEAAKIINQLVNGSKEREVVLITGMGGLGKTTLVKRVYEEKSVVNHFDKHAWCTISQEYDFEDLLNKVYNQVCGKETKTGSIVEKLRKSLMGWRYLIVLDDIWSLKAWEEFNRVFPSCGNGSRVVLTSRQESVVFDAKPICLPFFTVDESWELLQVKLFKGKECPKELENIGKQISKECGGLPLIVGLVAGLLEGVEKSPQMWQEFLNTLSSQVAFRSRMLSNDVIELSYKHLSHHLKQCLLYFSAFKEDVEIEVSYLIELWISEGFIEIMAVERVEDTAKHYLNHLVGSNLIMVSVRNYDGGILCCVVHDLVHDFCLAKAKEENFLHIIKMKDEVDPILKFTPHRISFHRLGRNKILNELVSWNSPISTILGYPKIHTTRSGVYNGSWVAKKFEHLTILNFEFITVDKSILSEMNSLIHLKYLALYLVGRGSVSPLSLKNLQHLITLKLTSESELHLPKYFLNMKSLRHMTICHYDCHSCPTEPTPAGGIETISGLEVLQSLDLETFLCIRTDGHLLRKLSHLKYLNCAVSPYPFADEIDMLHHLEFLQLHDPRFPKYHENPHLLKIRKFPPNIKEINLESIYLSLSTMSIISQLSNLEALILVACKFEEEEWNVEEEILFCKLKYLELNNPSIRIWNISSAAESFPCLEQVILNGCWKLQTVPYSLADILTLKLISVRGCTDTCERSVKEIEEDVQGMGKDEHLKIILTRFYGRSMTPGCRRRPSGDLVVLTGWR; encoded by the exons ATGTCAAACATCTATGAGATTGATAATGATAAAGTTGTGGGCTTTGAGAATGAAGCAGCAAAAATTATAAACCAACTTGTTAATGGGTCAAAGGAGAGAGAAGTAGTTTTAATTACTGGTATGGGCGGATTGGGAAAGACAACTTTGGTGAAGAGAGTGTATGAGGAGAAATCTGTAGTCAACCACTTTGACAAGCATGCATGGTGTACTATTTCTCAAGAATATGATTTCGAGGACTTGTTGAACAAAGTATATAATCAAGTTTGTGGCAAGGAGACAAAGACTGGTAGTATAGTTGAAAAGCTTCGCAAAAGCCTGATGGGATGGAGATACCTCATAGTGTTGGATGATATTTGGAGTCTCAAAGCATGGGAAGAGTTTAACAGAGTTTTTCCCTCATGTGGCAATGGAAGTAGAGTTGTTTTAACAAGCAGACAAGAAAGTGTAGTTTTTGATGCAAAACCTATTTGCCTTCCATTCTTCACTGTTGATGAGAGCTGGGAATTATTGCAAGTGAAGTTATTTAAAGGAAAGGAATGCCCTAAAGAGCTTGAAAATATTGGAAAACAAATATCTAAAGAGTGTGGGGGACTACCTTTGATAGTTGGTTTGGTAGCCGGGCTTCTGGAAGGAGTTGAAAAGAGTCCGCAAATGTGGCAAGAATTTCTTAATACTTTAAGCTCACAAGTTGCATTTAGAAGCAGAATGCTCAGCAATGATGTGATAGAACTTAGTTACAAGCATTTATCCCATCATTTGAAACAATGCTTACTTTACTTTAGTGCATTCAAAGAGGATGTAGAAATTGAAGTTTCTTATCTAATAGAACTATGGATATCTGAAGGGTTCATAGAGATTATGGCGGTGGAGAGAGTAGAAGACACAGCAAAGCATTATTTGAACCATTTGGTTGGGAGTAACTTAATAATGGTTTCTGTAAGGAATTACGATGGTGGCATCTTATGTTGTGTTGTTCATGATTTGGTACATGATTTTTGCTTAGCAAAAGCTAAAGAGGAAAATTTCTTGCACATAATTAAGATGAAAGATGAAGTGGATCCGATTTTGAAATTTACTCCACATCGAATATCTTTCCATAGACTGGGTCGTAATAAGATTCTTAATGAATTGGTGTCATGGAATTCTCCTATCAGCACAATTTTGGGTTACCCAAAGATTCACACAACCAGATCTGGTGTTTATAATGGCTCATGGGTTGCCAAAAAATTTGAACATCtcacaattttgaattttgagttcATTACTGTGGACAAATCAATTTTATCCGAAATGAACTCACTAATTCATCTAAAGTATCTAGCTCTCTATCTAGTTGGACGTGGTTCTGTCTCACCATTGTCACTCAAGAATCTTCAGCATCTCATAACGTTAAAGTTGACTTCAGAAAGCGAATTGCATTTgccaaaatattttttgaatatgaAAAGTTTGAGACATATGACTATCTGCCACTATGATTGTCATTCATGCCCAACAGAACCAACTCCAGCAGGTGGTATTGAAACAATTTCTGGTTTAGAAGTCTTACAGAGCTTAGATTTGGAGACTTTTCTGTGTATAAGGACGGATGGACATTTATTGAGGAAGCTTTCCCATctcaaatatttgaattgtgCGGTCTCGCCATATCCATTTGCTGATGAAATTGACATGCTGCATCATCTTGAATTTCTCCAGTTACATGATCCCCGTTTTCCGAAGTATCATGAGAATCCACATCTTCTTAAAATCAGAAAGTTTCCACCAAatattaaggaaataaatttggAGAGTATTTATCTTTCGTTGTCAACAATGTCAATAATTTCACAACTCTCCAATCTTGAAGCTCTAATACTAGTGGCTTGCAAGTTTGAGGAGGAAGAATGGAATGTGGAGGAGGAAATCCTATTCTGCAAACTCAAATACCTGGAATTAAACAATCCTAGTATTAGAATTTGGAATATTAGCAGTGCCGCAGAGTCTTTTCCTTGCCTTGAGCAAGTAATTTTGAATGGTTGTTGGAAGTTACAGACGGTGCCTTATAGTTTGGCAGATATTTTAACATTGAAACTAATCTCTGTGCGTGGCTGCACTGATACATGTGAACGTTCCGTGAAGGAAATTGAGGAAGATGTACAAGGAATGGGAAAAGATGAGCATCTCAAGATTATATTAACAA GGTTCTATGGTCGGTCTATGACCCCCGGATGCCGAAGGCGTCCTTCGGGTGATCTCGTAGTTCTTACGGGGTGGAGATGA